One genomic window of Micropterus dolomieu isolate WLL.071019.BEF.003 ecotype Adirondacks linkage group LG06, ASM2129224v1, whole genome shotgun sequence includes the following:
- the LOC123973059 gene encoding uncharacterized protein LOC123973059 has protein sequence MKDNNFPRIFTIILCAAVFIAVLVFNGLAQTGRGLFHSTTGNVSARYETDITPAGWTFSIWGVIYTWLTLMVIYITTYVFRGSWAQCLLPYSFYFCWLSNMVLNMIWLLLWDREMMLAALVVLIMIVISNYSALFFCCFATDYYGLWLQTYHRKDLACLRILVQNGLALYTTWTSIASLINFSLVLHLWGVDRSTAATASLCILFAEVVGWFILENWVLDRWVRNILTVYPVVIVALVGNILKHFNPADPTPNSLFMVILLVLACVLLVFRVCTVIWRNSRRPLHSPGSARLIVSPLDGSKFKILI, from the exons ATGAAGGACAACAATTTCCCCCGAATTTTTACAATTATCTTGTGTGCGGCGGTTTTTATTGCCGTTTTAGTTTTTAACGGTTTGGCTCAAACGGGAAGAG GTCTCTTCCATTCCACCACAGGTAATGTGTCAGCCCGCTATGAGACAGACATCACTCCAGCTGGCTGGACCTTCTCCATCTGGGGTGTTATCTATACCTGGCTCACCCTGATGGTCATATACATCACTACATATGTATTCAGAGG ATCCTGGGCTCAGTGTCTGCTGCCCTACTCCTTCTATTTTTGCTGGCTGTCCAACATGGTGCTGAACATGATATGGCTGCTGCTATGGGACAGAGA GATGATGCTAGCGGCTCTGGTTGTATTAATCATGATAGTGATTTCCAACTACAGCGCGTTgttcttttgttgctttgccaCAGATTACTATGGACTCTGGTTACAGACATACCATCGCAAAGACCTGGCCTGTCTCAGAATACTG GTCCAGAATGGTTTGGCTCTCTACACCACATGGACATCCATCGCCTCTCTGATCAACTTCTCATTGGTTCTCCACCTGTGGGGTGTGGACAGGAGCACAGCAGCAACAGCTTCTCTGTGCATCCTGTTTGCAGAGGTGGTGGGATG GTTTATCCTTGAGAACTGGGTGCTGGACCGTTGGGTGCGTAACATCCTGACAGTGTACCCCGTGGTGATTGTGGCTCTGGTCGGAAACATCCTCAAACATTTTAACCCAGCTGATCCCACTCCAAACTCTCTGTTTATGG TTATACTGCTGGTGTTAGCGTGTGTCCTGCTGGTTTTCCGAGTCTGTACTGTTATCTGGAGAAACAGCAGGCGGCCTCTTCACTCCCCAGGCTCAGCACGGCTGATTGTATCACCCCTTGACGGCAGCAAATTCAAGATCCTTATATAA
- the lg06h5orf22 gene encoding UPF0489 protein C5orf22 homolog: MSSVQLKRLYKELRVWIVEDHHDVVCHIYRAIASKHLPLKNIKMVHLDSHPDLLIPVNMSADTVFDKEKLFSELSIENWIMPMVYAGHVSCVAWLHPYWAQQIREGEHRMAVGKDSSTTTIRVTSTDNYFLSDGLYVVEEQLENSKPLRLNVVKVNPVKPSHGALTVSEKKTEEDTGKWFAKRPRTESDEAGEASCSQPLLRCADVLQPAEGSSWPASLGDDGDDNEGSTSYVVKKISAFLSETEPYILDIDLDFFSCKNPFKELYTQEEYAILKELYHFRGPSPDADQEELDECVDRRVHQLEDLEAAFADLLEDDGEETVTRWASNPGMGSLAQLVSSLKSRNLSPDYEMVHQAGLTCDSTELPHHISTDEEIDRLISAVQLCLKALPKPTLVTMSRSSLDEYCPVEQVDSVQSRVLAVLASLYGPLDLHKDYENSSTETQNCQPQTS, from the exons ATGAGTTCCGTGCAGCTGAAGAGGCTCTACAAGGAGCTGCGGGTGTGGATAGTTGAGGACCACCACGAC GTGGTGTGTCATATTTATCGTGCCATTGCATCAAAACACCTCCCGCTGAAGAACATAAAGATGGTTCATTTAGACTCCCATCCTGACCTGCTCATCCCTGTCAACATGTCTGCTGACACTGTCTTTGATAAGGAGAAACTTTTCAG tgagCTCAGTATAGAAAACTGGATAATGCCCATGGTGTACGCTGGCCATGTGTCCTGTGTGGCGTGGCTGCATCCATACTGGGCCCAGCAGatcagagagggagagcacaggATGGCTGTAGGAAAAGACTCATCCACTACCACTATCAG GGTGACCAGTACAGACAACTACTTCCTCAGTGATGGTCTGTATGTTGTTGAGGAGCAGCTGGAGAACTCTAAACCTCTCAGACTGAACGTGGTTAAAGTCAATCCTGTCAAACCAAGTCACGGGGCTCTTACTG TTTCAGAAAAGAAAACGGAAGAGGACACAGGGAAGTGGTTTGCTAAGAGACCCCGCACAGAGTCTGATGAAGCTGGGGAAGCCAGCTGCTCTCAGCCCCTCTTAAGATGTGCCGATGTACTGcaaccagcagagggcagcagtTGGCCGGCAAGCTTGGgggatgatggtgatgataatgAGGGATCCACCAGTTATGTTGTTAAGAAAATATCTGCATTTCTGAGTGAGACAGAGCCATATATCTTGGACATTGATTTGGATTTCTTCTCGTGTAAGAATCCTTTCAAGGAATTATACACACAG GAAGAGTACGCCATCCTTAAGGAGCTCTACCATTTCAGAGGACCCAGCCCTGATGCTGATCAG GAGGAGCTTGATGAGTGTGTGGATCGTCGTGTACATCAGTTAGAAGACCTGGAAGCAGCATTCGCTGATCTACTAGAGGATGATGGGGAAGAGACGGTTACACGCTGGGCCAGCAACCCTGG CATGGGTTCATTAGCCCAACTTGTTTCTAGTTTGAAGTCAAGAAATCTGTCCCCGGACTATGAAATG GTCCATCAGGCAGGGTTAACCTGTGACTCCACCGAGCTGCCTCACCACATCAGCACTGACGAGGAGATCGACAGGCTCATTTCAGCTGTGCAGCTGTGTCTGAAGGCTCTGCCCAAACCTACGCTGGTTACTATGTCCAG GTCCAGCCTAGATGAATACTGCCCAGTAGAGCAAGTGGATTCAGTCCAGAGCAGAGTACTGGCTGTACTGGCGAGCCTGTATGGACCACTGGACTTACACAAAGACTatgaaaacagcagcacagagactCAAAACTGCCAGCCACAGACCtcttaa